From a single Callithrix jacchus isolate 240 chromosome 5, calJac240_pri, whole genome shotgun sequence genomic region:
- the EIF1 gene encoding eukaryotic translation initiation factor 1 produces the protein MSAIQNLHSFDPFADASKGDDLLPAGTEDYIHIRIQQRNGRKTLTTVQGIADDYDKKKLVKAFKKKFACNGTVIEHPEYGEVIQLQGDQRKNICQFLVEIGLAKDDQLKVHGF, from the exons ATGTCCGCTATCCAGAACCTCCACTCTTTCG ACCCCTTTGCTGATGCAAGTAAGGGTGATGACCTGCTTCCTGCTGGCACTGAGGATTATATCCATATAAGAATTCAACAGAGAAACGGCAGGAAGACCCTTACTACTGTCCAAGGGATCGCTGATGATTACGATAAAAAGAAACTAGTGAAGGCGTTTAAGAAG AAGTTTGCCTGCAATGGTACTGTAATTGAACATCCAGAATATGGAGAAGTAATTCAGCTTCAGGGTGACCAGCGCAAGAACATATGCCAGTTCCTCGTAGAG attggACTGGCTAAGGACGATCAGCTGAAGGTTCATGGGTTTTAA